A part of Catharus ustulatus isolate bCatUst1 chromosome 8, bCatUst1.pri.v2, whole genome shotgun sequence genomic DNA contains:
- the INA gene encoding alpha-internexin encodes MSYSAEPAALAASYRHLFAETPRRPEMPAGRWARPGAEPEAVRERGAEPRRARSSEKEQLQGLNERFAGYIERVRALEERNQALAAELAALRQRSDEPRRLGQLLGGELRALRARLEEAHGERAQAALERARLAEETQRLRARCEEEARSRAEAERALRSRQQAAEAASRASADLERRAAALQEELAALRSAHAEHLAELGAALPAAAPPPAQRPDLAAALRELRAQYEALAARNLQAAEDWYRARCARLHERAARSQEAVRASRREAGECRRQLQARLVEMESLRGAHQSLERQLQELEERHNAEAAGLQDTIGQLEDDLRNTKNEMARHLREYQDLLNVKMALDIEIAAYRKLLEGEETLFNMGSSGLQSLSSLPSPTYSFKPRSFSSSTLSFKEEEQGEVIKVTSKMSSSRAEVIEGTITSVKKRGRLNLHGGILANAKI; translated from the exons ATGAGCTACAGCGCGGAGCCGGCGGCGCTGGCCGCCTCCTACCGCCACCTCTTCGCGGAGACCCCGCGGCGCCCCGAGATGCCGGCGGGCCGGTGGGCGCGCCCGGGCGCGGAGCCGGAGGCGGTGCGGGAGCGCGGCGCGGAgccgcggcgggcgcggagcagcgaaaaggagcagctgcagggcctCAACGAGCGCTTCGCCGGGTACATTGAGCGGGTGCGGGCGCTGGAGGAGCGGAACCAGGCGCTGGCGGCGGAGCTGGCGGCGCTGCGGCAGCGCTCGGACGAGCCGCGCcggctggggcagctgctgggcGGGGAGCTGCGCGCCCTGCGCGCCCGGCTGGAGGAGGCGCACGGGGAGCGGGCGCAGGCGGCGCTGGAGCGGGCGCGCCTGGCCGAGGAGACGCAGCGGCTGCGGGCGCGCTGCGAGGAGGAAGCGCGGAGCCGCGCCGAGGCGGAGCGGGCGCTGCGCTCCCGGCAGCAGGCGGCCGAGGCGGCCTCCCGCGCCAGCGCCGATCTggagcggcgggcggcggcgctgcaggaggagctggcgGCGCTGCGCAGCGCCCACGCCGAGCATCTCGCCGAGCTGGGCGCCGCGCtcccggccgcggccccgccgccggcccAGCGGCCCGACCTGGCCGCGGCGCTGCGGGAGCTGCGCGCTCAGTACGAGGCGCTGGCGGCCCGCAACCTGCAGGCGGCCGAGGACTGGTACCGCGCCCGCTGCGCCCGCCTGCACGAGCGGGCGGCCCGCAGCCAGGAGGCCGTGCGCGCCAGCCGCCGGGAGGCCGGCGAGTGCCGCCGCCAGCTCCAGGCTCGCCTGGTGGAGATGGAGAGCCTGCGCGGCGCTCACCAGTccctggagaggcagctgcaggagctggaggagcggCACAACGCCGAGGCCGCCGGCCTGCAG GACACCATTGGGCAGCTGGAGGATGACCTGAGGAACACCAAAAATGAGATGGCTCGGCACTTGAGGGAGTACCAAGATCTGCTGAATGTCAAGATGGCCCTTGATATTGAGATAGCTGCCTACAG gaagctgctggagggagaggagacCCTCTTCAACATGGGAAGCAGTGGCCTTCAATCACTCagttcccttcccagccccacttACTCCTTCAAGCCAAGGAGCTTTAGTTCCTCTACTCTGTCCTTCAAAGAGGAGGAGCAAGGAGAGGTTATTAAAGTGACCTCTAAAATGTcatccagcagggctgaggtgaTTGAGGGGACCATAACCTCTGTCAAGAAAAGAGGGAGGTTAAACCTGCATGGAGGAATCCTTGCAAATGCAAAGATCTAA